In the Deltaproteobacteria bacterium genome, one interval contains:
- a CDS encoding sulfurtransferase TusA family protein produces the protein MNTFTSESGIHRTAPQQVKVDKVIDARGIYCPGPLVELIRVMRLSSPGTIFEVLSSDRISTKDIPDWVNRCGHEYIGIREKADSWSLYIRKNK, from the coding sequence ATGAATACCTTCACTTCCGAATCGGGAATACATCGTACGGCACCACAACAGGTCAAAGTCGACAAAGTTATTGATGCCCGCGGAATTTACTGTCCCGGCCCGTTGGTGGAACTGATTCGAGTAATGAGACTCTCTTCGCCGGGGACAATTTTCGAAGTCCTCTCCTCCGACAGGATCTCGACAAAAGATATCCCGGACTGGGTCAACAGATGCGGACATGAATATATCGGCATCCGGGAAAAGGCTGATTCCTGGAGTCTTTACATCAGGAAAAACAAGTAG
- a CDS encoding DUF456 domain-containing protein: METVGFILLLFFFLVGFFAIFFGLPGTWLILVTSFLYGYADSFEKLGLTLLAVLAVIAVAAEGLEYLLGMAGAKRFGASRKGAVASLVGGIIGAVLCAPLFFGIGALPGLFAGAFFGAFFYEWTTQRDLRHSFRSGVGAFLGRVSGTMVKLLAALGMIGTVLFALR, encoded by the coding sequence ATGGAAACAGTCGGATTTATCCTCCTCCTCTTCTTCTTCCTGGTTGGATTTTTCGCAATATTTTTCGGTTTGCCCGGGACGTGGCTGATCCTGGTTACATCCTTTCTTTATGGGTACGCCGACAGTTTTGAGAAGCTTGGACTGACCCTCCTCGCCGTTCTTGCGGTGATTGCCGTTGCGGCGGAAGGGTTGGAATATCTGCTCGGAATGGCCGGGGCAAAGCGGTTTGGTGCTTCCCGGAAGGGTGCGGTTGCGTCCCTTGTGGGCGGGATCATCGGTGCGGTCCTGTGTGCTCCTCTTTTCTTCGGGATCGGCGCCCTCCCGGGTCTTTTTGCCGGGGCTTTTTTCGGGGCCTTTTTCTATGAATGGACGACCCAGAGAGACCTGAGGCATTCCTTCCGGTCCGGTGTTGGTGCATTTTTGGGAAGGGTGTCCGGCACGATGGTAAAACTTCTGGCGGCCCTGGGGATGATCGGGACGGTTCTCTTTGCCCTGCGATAG